The following are encoded together in the Lathyrus oleraceus cultivar Zhongwan6 chromosome 3, CAAS_Psat_ZW6_1.0, whole genome shotgun sequence genome:
- the LOC127130910 gene encoding uncharacterized protein LOC127130910: MTERSASKSKTKVALQAQSTKKDKGRWNGNKGIGSYNNLTSRGNHQEGSSSNRRQSSNQGNHRDGGAVRGRGDGRKPDKSHIQCYNYQKYGHYASQRRGSKKDQESDAKLAEDEVMLMVTTKEEERLKDQWYLNSGCSPHMSGRKDWFINISPSWKKKVKFANDNTLSAEGICDVLVRRKYGKQSMISNVLYIPSMKINMLSKGQLVERNYKVLNEDRMMRVIALRKRLILKALISHNRTFRIELDVLERKCLATTASRDERLWHYILGHLSFNDISNLKRKNMV, translated from the coding sequence ATGACTGAAAGAAGTGCAAGCAAGTCGAAGACTAAAGTGGCTTTGCAAGCTCAGTCGACTAAGAAAGACAAAGGAAGATGGAATGGTAACAAGGGCATAGGAAGTTACAATAATTTAACTAGTAGAGGAAACCATCAAGAAGGTAGTTCATCAAACCGGAGACAATCTTCTAATCAAGGAAATCACAGAGATGGTGGTGCAGTTAGAGGAAGAGGCGATGGAAGGAAACCTGATAAAAGTCATATTCAATGCTACAATTATCAAAAGTATGGCCATTATGCAAGTCAACGTCGAGGAAGCAAGAAAGATCAAGAAAGTGATGCAAAGCTTGCAGAAGACGAAGTGATGCTAATGGTCACAACAAAAGAGGAAGAAAGATTAAAAGATCAATGGTATCTCAACTCAGGTTGTTCGccacacatgtctggaagaaaagattggtttaTCAACATCAGTCCCTCTTGGAAGAAAAAggtaaaatttgcaaatgacaataccCTGTCTGCTGAAGGTATTTGTGATGTTCTGGTAAGGAGAAAGTATGGTAAACAATCAATGATTTCCAATGTGTTGTACATACCTAGCATGAAAATCAATATGCTAAGTAAAGGTCAACTGGTCGAGAGGAATTACAAAGTACTTAACGAAGATAGAATGATGAGAGTGATCGCCTTGAGAAAAAGGTTAATATTGAAGGCTCTTATAtctcataatagaaccttcaGGATTGAACTTGATGTGTTGGAACGCAAGTGCCTAGCGACTACAGCTAGCAGAGATGAACGGTTATGGCAttacatacttggtcatttgAGTTTCAATGACATTAGTAATCTGAAGAGGAAGAACATGGTTTAA